One genomic region from Prevotella sp. Rep29 encodes:
- a CDS encoding SIS domain-containing protein, with protein MKKKNAKDYAAQCLRDEAEALLELIPQLDENFDKAVTMIYNCKGKVIVTGVGKSGNIGAKIAATLASTGTPAFFINPLDVFHGDLGVMTPDDVVLALSNSGQTDELLRFIPMVLHMNVPLVSMTGNSESLLAKYSNAHIKVWVKKEACPLNLAPTSSTTAALAMGDALAIALMEMRGFKPTDFAQFHPGGELGKRLLTTAKDVMRSNDLPIIPPEMHLGEAIIHVSKGKLGLGVAIVDDKIVGLITDGDIRRAMEKWQADFFDKTVGDLMTRTPKCVSPTTKITEIQRIMHKHKIHTVLVTDTKKHLLGVVDHYSCMV; from the coding sequence ATGAAAAAGAAAAACGCCAAAGACTATGCAGCACAATGTCTGCGCGATGAAGCAGAAGCATTGCTGGAACTGATTCCACAGCTTGACGAGAACTTCGACAAGGCTGTGACGATGATATACAACTGTAAAGGAAAAGTGATTGTGACCGGTGTCGGAAAGAGCGGAAACATCGGAGCAAAAATCGCAGCAACACTCGCGAGCACAGGCACTCCTGCCTTCTTTATCAACCCGCTGGACGTCTTCCACGGAGACCTTGGCGTGATGACGCCGGACGACGTGGTCCTCGCACTCAGCAATTCCGGACAGACAGACGAACTGCTTCGATTTATCCCGATGGTATTGCACATGAATGTTCCACTCGTGTCCATGACCGGCAACAGCGAATCGCTGCTCGCCAAATATTCTAATGCCCACATCAAGGTGTGGGTGAAGAAAGAAGCATGCCCGCTCAACCTCGCCCCGACAAGCAGCACCACAGCCGCACTGGCAATGGGCGACGCACTTGCCATCGCCCTGATGGAAATGCGAGGATTCAAACCGACAGACTTCGCACAGTTCCATCCTGGAGGAGAACTGGGAAAACGCCTGCTGACCACAGCCAAAGACGTGATGCGGAGCAACGACCTGCCCATAATCCCGCCAGAGATGCACCTCGGAGAAGCTATCATCCACGTCAGCAAAGGAAAACTGGGACTGGGCGTAGCCATTGTTGACGACAAAATCGTCGGACTGATTACCGACGGCGACATCCGGCGCGCCATGGAAAAGTGGCAGGCAGACTTCTTCGACAAGACGGTGGGCGACCTCATGACGCGGACTCCGAAATGTGTCTCGCCAACAACAAAAATAACGGAAATACAACGTATCATGCACAAACACAAGATACACACCGTCTTGGTGACTGATACGAAAAAACACCTGCTGGGAGTAGTGGACCACTATTCATGTATGGTGTAA
- the kdsA gene encoding 3-deoxy-8-phosphooctulonate synthase, whose amino-acid sequence MKPIFIAGPCVIESQELLQTVAEELVRINQQLGTDIIFKASFDKANRTSLNAFRGPGMEKGLTMLADIKEKYGLRILTDIHESYQAECAGQVVDVLQIPAFLCRQTDLLVKAAKTGKIINIKKAQFLSGRDMQFPVEKAMESGAKEVWLTERGNIYGYNNLVVDFRNIPDMLEIVPTVIMDCTHSVQRPGAGGGKTAGDRKFVPSMALAAKAFGATGYFFEVHPDPEKGLSDGPNMLYLDQLGELIKKLIS is encoded by the coding sequence ATGAAACCAATATTCATAGCCGGTCCCTGCGTGATTGAATCACAAGAATTGCTCCAGACAGTTGCCGAAGAACTTGTGCGCATCAATCAGCAACTGGGCACTGACATTATATTCAAGGCGTCTTTCGACAAGGCAAACCGAACGTCGCTCAACGCTTTTAGAGGTCCTGGCATGGAGAAAGGACTCACCATGCTCGCCGACATCAAGGAGAAGTACGGACTGCGGATTCTGACCGACATACACGAAAGCTATCAGGCGGAATGCGCAGGACAGGTGGTGGACGTGCTCCAGATTCCAGCCTTCCTCTGCCGACAGACCGACCTGCTCGTGAAAGCAGCCAAGACGGGGAAAATCATCAACATCAAGAAAGCACAATTCCTGAGCGGTCGCGACATGCAGTTCCCCGTGGAAAAGGCGATGGAAAGCGGTGCGAAAGAAGTGTGGCTCACCGAACGGGGAAACATCTACGGCTATAACAACCTGGTGGTTGATTTCCGGAACATCCCCGACATGCTCGAGATAGTGCCCACAGTGATTATGGACTGCACGCACAGCGTTCAGCGTCCCGGTGCCGGAGGCGGAAAGACAGCCGGCGACCGCAAATTCGTTCCGTCGATGGCACTCGCTGCCAAGGCGTTTGGAGCAACAGGCTATTTCTTTGAAGTGCATCCCGACCCGGAGAAGGGGTTGAGCGACGGACCGAACATGCTGTACTTAGACCAACTCGGTGAACTCATCAAAAAACTCATATCGTAA
- a CDS encoding ATPase, with product MILIADSGSTKTDWAAVADGMLQHRIQTEGINPFVQTDDEMSSILSSLISQLGDDGVSRASVFFYGAGVRGEMAERMQGLLGRFFSSDVAVASDLLGAARALFGKCEGIACILGTGSNSGLYDGCRIVENTPPLGYILGDEGSGAVLGRLFINALFKHRLPDSLREEFLSDTGQDMEDIIYNVYKQPLANRYLATACKFIRRHLDCGELRALVVENFRDFFRKNLVAYQRPDLTVSAVGSVAYFFEAEFREAARCEGYAVGTVVQSPMEGLITFHTGISS from the coding sequence ATGATATTGATAGCAGACAGCGGAAGTACGAAAACCGATTGGGCGGCAGTGGCGGACGGCATGCTGCAACACCGCATTCAGACCGAGGGAATCAATCCTTTTGTGCAGACTGACGATGAGATGAGCTCGATTCTTTCGTCCCTGATTTCCCAGTTGGGCGATGACGGTGTCTCCCGTGCTTCGGTCTTTTTCTACGGTGCGGGCGTTCGCGGTGAGATGGCAGAGCGGATGCAAGGCTTGCTGGGCAGGTTCTTCTCTTCCGACGTGGCGGTGGCTTCCGACCTGTTGGGGGCTGCGCGGGCGTTGTTCGGCAAGTGCGAGGGCATCGCCTGCATCTTGGGAACCGGCTCCAATTCGGGTCTGTATGATGGCTGTCGTATCGTCGAAAACACGCCGCCGCTCGGCTATATCCTCGGCGACGAGGGGAGTGGGGCGGTCTTGGGACGCCTCTTCATCAACGCGCTGTTCAAGCACCGGCTTCCCGACAGCTTGCGTGAGGAGTTCCTGAGCGATACGGGACAGGATATGGAGGATATTATATATAATGTGTATAAGCAGCCCTTAGCCAATCGCTATCTGGCAACTGCCTGCAAGTTTATCCGTCGCCATCTCGACTGCGGCGAGCTCCGGGCATTGGTCGTGGAAAACTTCCGCGATTTTTTCCGCAAGAATCTCGTTGCCTATCAGCGTCCCGACCTGACCGTCTCTGCCGTGGGAAGCGTCGCCTACTTCTTCGAGGCGGAATTTCGTGAAGCGGCGAGGTGCGAAGGATATGCCGTCGGAACAGTCGTCCAGTCGCCGATGGAGGGACTTATTACTTTCCATACGGGCATCTCATCTTAA